The Papaver somniferum cultivar HN1 chromosome 6, ASM357369v1, whole genome shotgun sequence genome segment catgcgtctatacgcgaaggtaccaaagggacaggtaaaagtggttttctcttggtcttctggggaaataacgatctgattatatccggaaaagccatctaaaaagcaatagaaactatatccagctaatctttctagcatttggtcgataaaaggaaggggaaagtgatccttccttgttaccttgttcaatttcctatagtcgatacagacacgccatcccgtggtcactcgggttgggattaactcattatcctcattctggactacagtgatacctgatttcttgggaacaacctgaacggggctgacccacttactgtctgaaattgggtagataatacccgcatctaacaacttaagcacctcttttcgaactacttctttcatgttagggttcagtcgatgtTGCATCtctctagaaggtttggagtcttcctctaaatgaatctgatgcatacaaacggtaggactattacccttaatgtctgttatagaccaccctaaagcttccttattatcttgaagtacttttactagcctactttcctgatcactatccaagtcggcagcagtaatcacaggtaaagtctcagatgggcctaagaacacatacttcaAGTTATCTAgtagtggtttgaggtccaacttagggggctcttctaaggaaggaactaaggtagtctcagaagctggtaatggttcgaacctagctttccatctatcagtgtctaacacaggggtagaatctaatagagcattcacttgttcaatggtactatcatcgtcaaaatctaaaccaaaatgggataaacaactctctaatgggtcttcagacaagatgtttggtaatgactcctgaactaaggattctatcatattcacctcttcaacacatgtgtcatctagctcataaggtagcttactggcattaaaaatgttcatttcgatagtcatattaccaaaggataaattcatcacaccatttcaacagtttatgatcgcattagacgtagctaagaatgggcgacctaaaatcacaggtatctggttctctgggtcagggacatgttgggtatctaggaccacgaaatccactggataaataaacttgtcgacctcaataagaacatcctcgataacacctcgaggaattttgacagacctatcagctaacttcagtgttatctgagtaggtttcatttcaccaagtcctagctgtaagtacacatggtaaggaagtaagttcacactggctcctaagtcaagtaaagctttttctacccggtgtttacctattgtacaagcaatggttggggaacctgggtctttgtactttggagtggtagtgttctaaatgattgaacttacatgactagctaaaaagtctttcttatggacgctaagttttcgttTTCGcctacacatatccttaaggaacttggcataagcaggaatttgcctaattgcatctaataaaggaaggtttatggtaacttgcttaaaaacctccaatatttcattaaagttcgattccttctttgttgatgctaatagctgaggaaatggggctctaggcacagaatcagacctctcaggaaccgaattggcatcatcggaaattttatcagtcccctcagttagtggtcctgagggatgagatcctgaggggtgaactacagtatgttcactatcgggcatggttacctgattgtctactactctactactcctaagggttctaatagcattcaattgattcgacgGTTTTgaacctacttcatgaactcctctagggttgggggtagtctgactagggagccttccgttatctctctcacttaaggtcttagctatttggccgacttgaagttctagcttagcaaggctctgagcattagtttgaaagttctgcttggtttcctgttgaaaactaatttggctctgtgctaacatatcctgagtttttgctaacatcttaatagattcctctaagctagtcgttttgttttctgggcctgatgaattctttgtgtaaccaaaacctgagggagcattagaattactaaactgaccttgactctggcccttagaccatgaaaggttcggatggtttctccaaccaggattataggtttctgaatatgggtcaaacttctgaaggttatcatacctagtgttattatagagagcattggattgctcttcattattctggccttcccaaaaaggctccaatctaccacgagtgtgacccacttctaaagcttctaaccttttcgctatagcagcaattttggcatctgattcaaagcttccttctaccctattaacgtttcctctgcctagaagaattgttttctggggtaccctattgctttcccattgttgggtcttttcggcgatttcatacAAATATGTCATCACATcgtcaactgtttggttttcaaacccacctgtacacatcgaATCTACTGtagttgtagtgggataatctaaaccctcataaaggatctgaactaacctaaccttttctaaaccatgatgaggacattgggctaataaatcattgaacctttccaaatacctatacaaagaatctccctcttgttgcgaaaacgtgcagatttgcgtcctaatagacgatgttttgtgcctagggaaaaacttgttcaaaaaggaagatgtaagttgttcatatgtttcaattgattcggaagccgaactatacagccacgacttggctttatcttttaaggaaaaggggaataacctgagtttcaaagcatcatcatcaaggattctaattttcagggtactacaaatttcctcaaagtccttaacatggaaatatgggttttcattttctttccctaaaaagattgggagcaactgtaaggttccaggcttaagttcataatttgcttcagtttcaggtaacttgatacacgagggacgagtagtcctagtagggttcaacaaagctttcaaagttgccatttctggcgctattggactatcagggattttctcctcaaacagacgttcaaaaacggaattttCAAGAATCgaactttctaaattgaggtaatcgatatgcttagaactactaggtttctctttaacaaatctacctagggcgtctcttttacgttcaggcatgcaacagaataaggtagggaattctatgcaatcacaaaacaaggcggactcaaccaaatcaaacctaaatttctagcaaacaaaaagcatgatggatccacttagattgtttctagaccagcttttattctttcgaaaaggaactcgttacaatctgagcaaacccctctggaatcaatccgagtcaaagtaagttgaatcgaggcgagggaagctcagtggagctttgatacccaaggcctcaccggttacaaggcggcgcagtcacgcattcaactcacagaaaccttcaagaacttcgaagtatgcttaaaagagtaaccaatattcttcgaacgactttcctattaagctcgttaccctataggtctcgttctagtcaaaattttaggcttaggttcgcgtttggtttcgtgttcctaaggcgggcaagaagagaacggtgatgaaatcctaacccttatcttgtatggaaagtccttgccctttactaggaaattaaagcaaccgttttcaagtcctcagcatatatgcaaacgaaggaatacagtaaacccgctgacaggggattcacgggtgtttcaaaaaacttacctcccgtaccagacgggtgaagaaccgctaaagtcgactcgggccacgactcatatgtcatgtacgaacccgaggggccgaggcgatatcgtaatcaccgtccttctctgcacacagtttatatttaaaccaacccttccttagggtttaaaaataataatgtccaaagtttaatgtccaagtgtccaaaaagaaaagaaaaaattacaaaaataacaaatcctaatacagttctctctttttttttcttttttttttttgaataataaagaaaaataactaaaaagaaattgtcttcttttccgttcttttcgctttaatctttcgctccaagtctttatgctttaagatccaatctttacgaagtcaccaaactccttggctcaattctctttatgatccaaaacctgcagacaaaagataaatacccaaaaacgtaaaaaagaacaaaaataataaaaacctaaaaaataaaagaaaaataagtctaaaaccctaaaagcaaatccgcgtcggcggcgccagaAATTGATGTggttatagatagtggtaaaagtggttcgattctcagatttgcgaaggataaaatatagacttaaattctaaaattaaaatagaaaactcactaataattatagcaaacactgacaaagttgatatcaatattaaaagacaactgaggctaagattccattattttttcaagttcaaagtgatttaatccaatctttatatttatgcaattttctcattcaatttgattctaaaacattgcaacaagtagattttcaaaagcaataattgtaaatatcaagtatgaagcatcaaaagtctataaactaagcatacttcatcaaaatagatcacaatcactcaagtaaaaatcatattcaattataacTCAAGGCCagtaatcataatcataattgcaataaacagatgaaatagaatataccacttcttgttggaaaaatagcttcctctatcgtctcagcaatggggtttagctcctcatgttaatcacttgctcaagatacatgtttgttgctcaaaagttgattaaatagaagagaaggtatgaaacagcgtgtttgtaacagttgtaattgttacaaaacgcactgttacagaaagcagtgttacaaagaaatactaacagtaatagttGTTGGAAAATCGttacagtttgaaagaaaaggtgacggttctctgttcttcttcttcctctcgacaacaactcggctattcttctctgcgaatttttcttagctctgttctatttctaaacttccccaaagtatgcgtaacccttctatgacctatccgaactccttttatagcccacaggtcgattgaatctcaagaaatcctcggttattcttatctttttctctatctcaagtctcgggatttctttcccttccaAGCTTATCTACGCGTCAACTTGGTTCTCCAAACTCTCAAGTACTCCCTGTAGATTGAATAAGGACTCAACTCATAACGTAAAATCCTCTGGTACTTccatacataaaccaaaatatccgagaatacacggaactccctgttttagccaactcgatgatttcctcctctattttcgaatctaaagggattaccaaccctgtttcgatgaatcaagataatcccaatccatctccacgtcaaactccgacataATCTCACCCAAAAGACGATAACACATCCGATAAACTTCACATCCTATGTTTGCTTCTCCTGGGCTATCtatcccaattggttgggtccaatcaatcaCAGCGACCCTGTTATGCTATCACATGTCTAGTCcaacgaaaataagccattgaatctccttataaatTGCTCAAAATTCGATCTCCAGATCTGCTTCGCTGTTGCAACgacttcccgccaaaaagcttcatttgaattgtgaagaagaggcACCCTCTATCCAGAGCAGTGGTGCGAATATAACCTTACTTGAGGGTGTCCtgagggttccccttagtaatttgggtaccccttatccatagtgagagtccgaatagcatgtgtcctccgggcgcttttaccaacttttcgagccgatttttccaaaaatgattattggccaaaaatacctacacacacataaaacaccgtaataagtacaaaaatgagcactatcaattatagaatcgagacaaattagacacaaaaatgtgtctatcagaccgTATATAATTACTTTCCCCAATAGAGTTTTtgcaaaatatttatttaattgATATGGTGAGGTCTGCTACTCCTcgaccagagatagaaacatgtcaagCGGAtgcaccatcttcttcttcttctggtattcttcatgcAGGTACAGAACTGCATTGCTTCACggatagtatggcttgagatattttgcattctaGGGGTGCCTGAGGACTTCTCCTTTTAAGTCCGTTCCCCGCGATGTCATGTATATGGtcctccccatgttggtgctaatttaccCCATTTTCTCTCTCGTTGATATTGCGGTATAGTTCTTAGCACATGctgtccttctacaaaatttctaagcttaacctttttgttgtattccCTTGCTAATCTTCGTTGGTAGTTCTCCATTCTTTGTAGCGCTGCCTctctcctttcttccaggtcatCGAGCCTTTCCAGCATCATATCCGTCGTTaagttcttctcccatgcttcggtcttcgtggttgacATGATAATTTCTGTCGGAATGACTGCTTCGGTCCCATAAGTGAGGAGGAACGGTGATTCACCGGTAACGGATCTGCGTGTAGTTCGGTAGGCCTATAACGCATTGTGCAGCTGTTCGCACCATCGGCCCTTATGTTCATCCAATGATTTATTGAAGATGAGAGCCagagttttatttgtggcttCGGCCTGGCCGTTACTTTTGGGGTAGATGGGAGTCGATTTGTTCTTCCTGATCTTGAAGGTATCAAAGAGCATGTCAATATTCTTTCCTTGCAGCTGCTTACCATTGTCGGAGACAATTTCTGCAagaatgccgaacctgcaaatgatgttctgaaaaATGAATATGAAAACATCTACGTCCCTGATTCTGGCCAGAGCTTTGGCCTCCACCCACTTGCTAAAATAGTCTGTGGCTACGATCAATCATCTTCTCTTACCTGAACCTTCGATCAGGGTTCCGACAATATCTACCCCCCATTTTGAAAATGGACAGGGGCTATCTACGGAATTTAGCTTTGTTGCCGGGGAATGGATTCTTTTAGCAAaatgctgacattcttcgcatcttctatACATCCTGGATGCATCTCGTATCATCTGTGGCCAGTAATACACTTGCATCttagctttgtcggctagtgacctCATTCCGCTGTGGTTTCCTACGTCCCATAGTGGATGTCCTTCAGGATACAATGGCCATCTTCCATGTATTAACAGCGCAATAAAGGTCTGAGGAAAGACTTCTTATAAATAATTATGTcacgaagatcgtatcttcctTCCTTTGATTGTATATTTCGATCTTGCTTCAGGTCTACAGAGAGCGTTCCTTCTTCAAGGAACAGGTGGATTTAGGTTCTCCAGttatcttcgttgctgaagtcttcgtttTCATTTGTTCTTGATAAGATATCGTCTTCGACGAAATCATCGTTGATATCTTCCCCTACATCGTCGTCGGCTATGTCCTCCCCTACATCGTCTTCACGATTAGTAGCGAAGGATTATTGTGGAGTAATCGAAGGCTCATATACTCTTGTTATCTTGATGGCCTTGACGCTTTCATCCCTTAGCATAGACGATATGTATGCCAAGGCATCAGCATGCCTAAGGTCTCTCCTACATAGATTTCGGAACTTGATTTTTGGTATTTGTGATGCTAGGGTCTGAACCAGAGCCATATATTCTGAGAGGGTCtcatcataaacattatattccaGCCTGTCGAATGACTAGATGTGAATCACTTGTTAGGCGTACGTCTGTtattcccatttctattatcaattgAAAGGCATGGACCACGGCTTCATATTCTACGCTGTTGTTTGTATGCCCCTTGAACTCCAGTCTTAGTGCATGCACGATCCTATCTCCAGTTGGGGTAGTAATCACGATGCCTATTCCTGCGCTTTCTATGTTCCTTGATCCATCAACGAAGACCTCCCATCGTTTTTGGCTTGATGGTTCGAGTACATCTACCGGATCTTTATCGTCCTCTT includes the following:
- the LOC113290897 gene encoding uncharacterized protein LOC113290897; the encoded protein is MRSLADKAKMQVYYWPQMIRDASRMYRRCEECQHFAKRIHSPATKLNSVDSPCPFSKWGVDIVGTLIEGSGSAFLQKLSPTMAYRTTRRSVTGESPFLLTYGTEAVIPTEIIMSTTKTEAWEKNLTTDMMLERLDDLEERREAALQRMENYQRRLAREYNKKVKLRNFVEGQHVLRTIPQYQRERKWGKLAPTWGGPYT